The following proteins are encoded in a genomic region of Drosophila miranda strain MSH22 chromosome 4, D.miranda_PacBio2.1, whole genome shotgun sequence:
- the LOC108163077 gene encoding sialin, whose amino-acid sequence MSNTEKGGLHRVREYLSCRQVLNLLTMLGFMLNYALRVNLTIAIVDMVRPNASESINSTLTGNATASNSSSSSPDGVEVFEERFPWDSYQTNFVLGSFFWGYILTELPGGRLAELIGGVRVFGHSMLWASLLTLITPLAAHINYVVLIIVRVVLGFMLGASWPAIHPVAAVWIPPMERSKFMSNMMASSLGAAITMPVCGYLISVAGWASVFYLTGAVGLVWSLCWFTFVYETPATHPRISAEERREIEDAIGTSTSKKRPSHVPWGQLLCSPAVWAIISCHGLAVFGFFTVVNQLPTFMSQILHFDIKQNGLFSSLPYLGKYVMAVASSYLADYLRKKGTLSTTATRKLFTTFALVTPGLLMIVQVFLGYDATWSVTIFSLALFAHGAVTAGYLGNGLDIAPNFGGTIFGLANTLSSFGGFLSTWMVGALTYHDKSFHQWQIVFWILAATYISGAVVFVVLGSGELQPWNNPPERKKISDVTQEEGVPLKSEK is encoded by the exons AGTATCTATCATGTCGCCAAGTACTCAATCTGCTGACCATGCTGGGCTTTATGCTGAACTATGCCCTGAGAGTGAACCTCACCATAGCCATTGTGGATATGGTGCGGCCAAATGCCAGCGAATCCATCAATAGCACCCTAACGGGTAACGCCACTGCCAGCaacagttccagttccagtccCGACGGTGTGGAGGTATTTGAGGAGCGTTTCCCATGGGATTCCTACCAGACCAACTTCGTGCTGGGCTCCTTCTTCTGGGGATACATCCTCACGGAGCTGCCCGGCGGCCGTCTGGCCGAACTGATCGGCGGTGTACGCGTCTTTGGACATTCCATGCTGTGGGCCAGTCTGTTGACCTTGATCACGCCGCTGGCGGCGCACATCAACTACGTGGTCCTAATCATAGTCCGTGTCGTGCTCGGCTTCATGTTGGGCGCCTCCTGGCCGGCCATTCATCCGGTGGCAGCTGTCTGGATACCACCCATGGAGCGATCCAAGTTCATGTCCAATATGATGG CTTCCTCGCTGGGAGCGGCCATTACCATGCCTGTCTGTGGCTACCTCATCTCCGTCGCTGGCTGGGCCAGTGTCTTCTATTTGACGGGAGCCGTGGGTCTGGTTTGGTCCCTGTGCTGGTTCACCTTTGTCTACGAGACCCCCGCCACCCATCCACGCATCAGCGCCGAGGAGCGACGCGAGATCGAGGATGCCATCGGCACATCCACCTCCAAGAAGCGTCCCAGCCACGTGCCCTGGGGCCAGCTGCTCTGTTCGCCCGCCGTTTGGGCCATCATCAGCTGCCACGGTCTGGCCGTCTTTGGTTTCTTCACGGTTGTCAATCAGCTGCCCACGTTCATGTctcagatcctgcactttgaCATCAAGCAG AACGGCCTCTTCTCCTCGCTCCCCTATCTGGGAAAGTATGTAATGGCAGTGGCCTCATCCTACCTGGCCGATTACCTGCGCAAGAAGGGCACCCTGAGCACGACAGCCACAAGGAAGCTCTTTACAACATTTG CTCTGGTCACTCCTGGTCTGCTGATGATTGTGCAAGTCTTCCTGGGCTACGATGCCACCTGGTCTGTGACGATCTTCTCGCTGGCCCTGTTCGCCCATGGAGCTGTCACGGCTGGCTATTTGGGCAATGGTCTGGATATTGCGCCAAACTTTGGCGGAACCATCTTCGGCTTGGCCAATACGCTGTCTTCGTTTGGCGGTTTCCTGTCCACGTGGATGGTTGGAGCCCTGACCTATCATGAT AAATCCTTCCATCAATGGCAAATTGTGTTCTGGATACTGGCGGCCACATATATCTCTGGAGCAGTGGTGTTTGTCGTCCTGGGCTCCGGTGAGCTGCAGCCGTGGAATAATCCACCAGAGCGCAAGAAGATCAGCGATGTCACCCAGGAGGAGGGTGTGCCACTCAAGAGCGAGAAGTAA
- the LOC108161413 gene encoding uncharacterized protein LOC108161413, which produces MFWPKHYPGCASLWLPLLLSLLYTQNASTFIVPQELPTILSLVFSNIPPIKKGTDSRLGFGFRLGEHADFQVLVELGPQKETKPIGEPSKDDQSFNKRQVSPTEQKALLRQQYRQQLKEEAERLMTSTERNGATWLESWSNGMKPQKPKAKGSARRPIEESQAPNLPLQPQVQENAMQQLQQLYKMASTSSTSSTTAAPPPYAGGALNLGGPSGFKLPPPALEQESNALSNIGPARSKSEITKELMDVSLETAEA; this is translated from the exons atgttttggccaaaacattACCCGGGCTGTGCTAGCCTttggctgccgctgctcctcAGCCTGCTCTACA CACAAAACGCATCCACTTTCATTGTGCCACAGGAACTACCAACCATATTATCCCTAGTTTTCTCCAACATACCACCGATTAAAAAAG GAACCGATTCACGtcttggctttggctttcgTTTGGGCGAACATGCCGATTTCCAAGTGCTCGTCGAGCTGGGGCCCCAGAAGGAGACGAAACCCATTGGGGAGCCCAGCAAGGATGATCAATCGTTCAACAAACGCCAGGTGAGCCCCACCGAGCAGAAGGCCCTGCTGCGACAGCAGTACCGACAGCAACTGAAGGAAGAGGCCGAGAGATTGATGACCTCTACGGAGCGAAATGGGGCCACCTGGCTGGAGAGCTGGTCGAACGGCATGAAACCGCAAAAGCCCAAGGCGAAGGGTAGTGCAAGGCGTCCGATCGAAGAAAGCCAGGCCCCCAACCTGCCGCTGCAGCCACAAGTTCAAGAGAATGCCATgcaacagctgcagcagctctaCAAGATGGCCAGTACCAGCAGTACGAGTAGCACCACTGCGGCTCCTCCGCCCTATGCAGGTGGTGCTCTCAATTTAGGTGGCCCCAGTGGGTTCAAGCTGCCACCGCCAGCCCTCGAGCAGGAGTCCAACGCCCTGAGTAATATTGGTCCTGCGAGGAGCAAGAGCGAAATCACAAAGGAGCTAATGGATGTCAGCCTGGAGACAGCGGAGGCTTAG